CGGGATTGTTAAAAGAATAAAAGGCGTTAATATTAATACTACACATAAAACCGTGAGACTTACCTTGTTCTTAAATGCACTACCCATAAATACCGGGATAAACTTCCGTGCTATAGTTGCTCGTCTGATAGCGGCCTGTTCAAACATAATTAACCAAACACAAGATGACAAAAACAGCATTATAAGTACATTTGTTAGTATAAAGAAAAATTTAACAAATGACCAGAAAAATAACTACTGATATCAGAAAACCTCAAGTTCAGCAGACGAAATAGGTTCATCACTGAGAAATAATTCCGCAAGTTGATCATCAACATCTGAGACTGCTTCGATTAATTCGTGTCGTTTTTCGGTAGCCATTGCTTGCATATCAGATGGAATTTCTTCAGTTACAACTTTTTCACTGATAAAGATTTTAAACTTTAGCATATCTGTTATAATTGTTCAAACATCTTGTCATATGATATAACAAATATCTATGTCAGTATATTAAAGGACGAAAAACAAACCCGCTAGAGCCATGAAAATAATACGCTTTTAGTTGCACAAGATCCACAAGACCCTGAAAGTCTTCTTCCAACCCAATTGGGATTTGCACTGCAGCACTGTGATGTCGAAGCTTCTTCCGGgcctaagtaaaaaaaaaaaaaaatgtaactaATACGAAAGCATCAGATGATATACTTTATGCCAAGATATGTGTTTGTTAGATGATGGTGAGATGTGGTAAATGATGATGTCATGGTGATGAGAGACTGTACCTGATTGAGAACCTTAAATGGATCAGCTCCCATTCGATCAAGTTTATTAATAAAAGCAACCCTTGGAACCTCATATCGTTTCATTTGTCTATCAACGGTGATTGACTGACTTTGCACACCACCAACACTACAAAGAACAAGGATTGCACCATCAAGAACACGCAAAGCTCTTTCAACTTCAATGGTGAAGTCCACGTGACCAGGAGTATCAATAATGTTTACCTGCAGAAACAACATAATTCTTTTTTCTAACTATAACAAAAGGTTAATTATCCTAGGTTAATTATCCTAGCAAATTTAGCATGCCACTTCTACTTAATTGTACACTGAATCTCCTGTTGTGGCTAGTTAAGCATTAAGCATTAAAAAGTAAGTCAACGGCCTATTCCCGCATATCTTTGACCCTCTAATAATATAAAACTACAAGATACAAAACAACTTAATTCTCCAATAGTGGTAATTGCTAAaagacaacaaaaaaaaaaaaaaaaaaaaaaaaacgaagcaAGAACATATACTTCTTTGTTGTTTACTATGATCATATACGAACTAGAAGAACTCTATACACTAACGAATAAGATAAGGGCATTGGAATCCGTGACAATACTAACGTCAACTCACTTCAACTGTGAAGAcgttaaataaatacataaaaaggTACTTATAAGAACACACATACTGTGTAACATTTCACTGACGTCAGTTTATAATATAACTAATTACTAACACTAAAATATCTGCACATCAAATCATCAACAACACAACTTTTTATTATATCACATTAAAATCAGTTTTGGCATAGTTCTGTCTTTTCTATTAAATGGATGTATGCTAATCATGAAGATGATCAATTCACCGTAGACATAATAACAAATATTAAATCAAATTTAGGTTTTTCCAAAATAAATAATCATTTAAATCAGTGTAACTGTTTACTGGTTCAGAAACATAATCAACCATTGTTCCCTAACGTACAAAAGCAGAACATACGCAATTTGATGTAATACATACTGAAAAGAAACAACATCGTTTCTCTTTTTTTGCCAATTCGAACCATACCAAAGTTTTCAAAACACTCGTGATTTAAAAATAGTATGCCTATGTGTTAACTAGGCGTCGTGTACCTCTAGGCATAGCGCGTTAGGTTAACTCTGGTGGATATGGTGCGTTTTCTGCAAATAATAACTGTACGCTTTAAACTAAGCTCTAATGGGATAATTTATTTAAACCCATTAATCAACATTCAGCGCATAATTCACTATATTGCACATGTACATCTCATAATGATTGCTCCAAAGTTCTTACTTAATAATCCTACTCCAATTTTCAAAACAGTCTCATACAATCATTCAATACTTTCAAACTAATCAAATTTAACACCATCATTGCACTTAAAATCATCAAATTACACCACAAAACTAAAATTCAAATTCATTAACaaggataaaaaaaaaaaatacctgataATCTTTCCAGTTACAATAAGTAGCAGCAGACTGAATAGTAATCCCTTTCTCTCGTTCCAATTCAATTGAATCCATCTTTGCACCAACTCCATCTTTACCTCTAACTTCATGAATTTCATGTATCCTTCCAGTATAAAACAACACTCGTTCCGTTAACGTTGTTTTTCCTGAATCAATATGCGCTGATATTCCTATATTTCTCACTTTCTCCATCGATTCCTTCCACCACGGATCCTTATCATCTTTTGTTCTGACGGCCGGTGCGGCGGCGTGAAGGAGGAGGTTGAGAAGTGCTGTGATCGGCGACGGTGATTGTGATGGATAgatttgatcatgcatattttaaccgtggggtttaatatgcctgctcaatacataaggaggggtttaaggatcttagaacgtggctctccggtccggctaccgtgaataaccctggccgacatgatgatgtcggcggggtggccaagtgattaagtccacctctgataacggtcgtcgatcaagaggtcccaaataaggtcgtaggtactagcttacgaaagaattacctgttaaccttgaagagatgctgaatgatgctgttttgcgtaatgtatctcgtgtgcgatagttacgtaatatgccgtgtctggtaaatgatgattagggttgtatttataggcaaaccctaattctagaaccgtcccagatcacgttaatctcatccataactgactcccccgaatcacggatataattatggaaaagatatttacttgacagctaagcaaccgccgtaccgggaacaaaggaatcagatacaatccgcataccgtataccgcacacaagcacacgcatacgcatactattaagcgcccgcatgcatatgaggtgcgcatgcgggttgcggtatcattatgtcccccagtttgatgttatatggcgcgaggcgtatgatatcaaactattaagcgaaagaaaaaacaagaaaacggctagcatttaatattccgcgtgcgcctcgatgccattaaatacctgtcacaatcgcagaagcccattcggcggacatgacataaagtgacagtgtgtcaggcgcgtgccaaccacgcgcgtacatgtaatcatacccaactggcatccacgcgcataaataaagtgctggccgtcgattgcgtaacacgtgtacagccacgatcacaccactccatcccatgactcccaatcttccctataaataccccattttgcagctcattttcactttcctgcttcaagcttcctcgttacgctgccaatttgaattccgatcaaaaatcaaacattccggctaccatttaaaggttagtattcatccgattactcctagaaaatgactaaagctaacgagacgtatgtagatagcgtagagtctgttatagagcagaagcacatagattacttagtgaaacagtatcctcccttagccaagtacaatccggtgccacccctaccccatcagcgtgctcacgagccaccggagaagaaagtggccatctatgaacatgcgttcaagcatggtaactttagggttcctccctctgacttcttcttaggcgtattagatcacttcagagtgggattagggcaactacacccgtatgccataggcaaaatagttctgtttgaaatgtggtgcgccgcaatcgacagggtaccgttggttaaagttttctgtcatctataccgcttagccaatcaccacaaatcctggttcaccttcttcgcccgacaaaatttcaccaaaaccccaaagtcgaatgcgggtaactggaaagaaactttctttttcattgaccaaactgtagttggtaccgcttttccgcaaacgcttatatggtgcgagaaggtggaaaaggatgtgaacaaaaccccggtccttgatgacgaggaaacaaagctgttagcggagtgcgctaatgcacagctggtgcaccggtcatacgggaacgtgatgttgcggctagggaagatatccgcacactggccatgggaggatgtgcgtccagccatagtcggaccggatggaaagggtaggaatagtataatcacgtactaacaacagtttgctatttatgtgttctaacgcatgcgtgcatgtttgcagagatgaagatgaagagagtactgactgcggaggagattgcgggcatcgccttccgcaaacagaatgtgaaccagccgttagagcaggagaagactggcgagaatgcacctgccacctccggcaataagcgcaaggccgccgaagcctcccaatcccaacagaagaagaagaaactcactcccaaacagagggaggacaagcggaacgataacttcgttcccatcgaaccccgttctgcggatctacctcccccatcctCTGGTAAGAGTTCAGCTTTCGCGCATACCGCacatttaagtttgcatttatataaCCACTTATTAACACGCAGGGCATGCGGAAGAAactcatcacaccccaccgcgggtcaatccggacctcgaagctactgtcgagtcaaaggataagacgatacacctggactccgagtccacaccaaccccgccacacggtagcttccgattggcaaacctggcccagctcacccagtcatcggcAGAAAACACCGCAGAGCAgtccgccttcctccaacaaatcttcccggctgagttccgcaaccaactagccgcactgccttttaatcaggcTCTCAACGCCTTCGTACAAAACGGCCTTGTCTTTTTTGACATGGTTGCAGATCAAGCCCACCGTTcgactaacttgtatcaagtggccttgcggaaagaaacagagctagggctgctgcaagcgggggttgatcaggtgaagaaagacagggacgccgcagatgaagcgcgcaaggcggtggagttaaccgcggcggaaaccaaaactgcactgattgaagagagaaagaaaaaccgcgagctggttggtgcggttgaccagtccaagggggaggcggagcgtctgcgggtggagctggaaagggtgacgagggaaagggatgacgcggtaaccaaccgcgagctggcagaggcggatctggcgaagctgcgcactgcactccccaccattgcgcaaaaggtgatggattCTGGGCCAGTTACCGATAAGTTCAATGCCTATGTTGACGCGGTGAAAGATCACGAAGTCAACAAGGCAGTCTTAGAGGTGATTCAAGCCTGCAGCCTTACACCACCGTACCCTGACGCTGTGCAGAAgaaattgaaggagggtacggctgcggcaTTGCTGGAAGCGGAGAATGCTACCACCACCATTCCTATCCCTCTAATCGATGCGTTTGCGGCGGACCCAAACATGCCGATTGATGGGTTTCTCAAGGAGGATTTTTAGTTTGTGTTTGTGatggtttgcgccgtaagtcctatgcttaggcaggcaattgtaaatgtatttttgagccctaagtcccgtgtcgggcaggcatttgaaacaattaccacttatgtaataacttaattcaatgtatatgtatcttactgttatgcatgcgtagtttgtttgtttatatatcgcgaatcaaaacaaaaggtgaaccgcatgcccatgcgcatagttaaccaaaactcatgcgtatgcgggtattactgcgCAAAATAAACCAATaacaattaccctttaataatttagactcgaaagct
The window above is part of the Rutidosis leptorrhynchoides isolate AG116_Rl617_1_P2 chromosome 1, CSIRO_AGI_Rlap_v1, whole genome shotgun sequence genome. Proteins encoded here:
- the LOC139839783 gene encoding uncharacterized protein, which codes for MLRLGKISAHWPWEDVRPAIVGPDGKEMKMKRVLTAEEIAGIAFRKQNVNQPLEQEKTGENAPATSGNKRKAAEASQSQQKKKKLTPKQREDKRNDNFVPIEPRSADLPPPSSGHAEETHHTPPRVNPDLEATVMDSGPVTDKFNAYVDAVKDHEVNKAVLEVIQACSLTPPYPDAVQKKLKEGTAAALLEAENATTTIPIPLIDAFAADPNMPIDGFLKEDF
- the LOC139874794 gene encoding elongation factor G-2, mitochondrial-like, with the protein product MEKVRNIGISAHIDSGKTTLTERVLFYTGRIHEIHEVRGKDGVGAKMDSIELEREKGITIQSAATYCNWKDYQVNIIDTPGHVDFTIEVERALRVLDGAILVLCSVGGVQSQSITVDRQMKRYEVPRVAFINKLDRMGADPFKVLNQARKKLRHHSAAVQIPIGLEEDFQGLVDLVQLKAYYFHGSSGEKVVTEEIPSDMQAMATEKRHELIEAVSDVDDQLAELFLSDEPISSAELEAAIRRATIARKFIPVFMGSAFKNKGSAFKNKASLNFVTFFLLRYVCTDLIASIQREVFAIYYILTEMWSVIFLFIRE